The Dama dama isolate Ldn47 chromosome 25, ASM3311817v1, whole genome shotgun sequence genome window below encodes:
- the LOC133046798 gene encoding granzyme A — translation MNIPFPFSFPPAICLLLIPGVFPVSCEGIIGGNEVAPHTRRYMALIKGLKLCAGALIKENWVLTAAHCDLKGNPQVILGAHSTSHKEKLDQVFSIKKAIPYPCFDPQTFEGDLQLLQLEGKATMTKAVGILQLPRTGDDVKPHTKCHVAGWGSTKKDACQMSNALREANVTVIDRKICNDAQHYNFSPVIDLGMICAGGRKGEDDSCEGDSGSPLICDNVFRGVTSFGKCGNPQKPGIYILLTKKHLNWIKKTIAGAI, via the exons ATGaatattccttttcctttctcttttcctcctgccattTGTCTCCTTCTAATTCCTGGAG tttttccagtatccTGCGAGGGAATtataggaggaaatgaagtggCCCCTCACACAAGACGCTACATGGCTCTAATCAAAGGGCTGAAACTTTGTGCAGGGGCTTTGATCAAAGAAAACTGGGTGTTGACAGCTGCTCACTGTGACCT GAAGGGCAATCCTCAAGTTATTCTTGGGGCCCACTCTACATCCCATAAAGAGAAACTTGACCAagtattttccattaaaaaggCAATTCCCTACCCATGCTTTGATCCACAGACATTTGAAGGGGATCTTCAACTACTTCag CTGGAAGGTAAAGCAACTATGACCAAAGCTGTAGGAATACTTCAGCTACCAAGAACAGGAGACGATGTCAAACCCCACACCAAGTGTCATGTGGCAGGATGGGGAAGCACCAAAAAAGATGCATGTCAAATGTCTAATGCCTTGAGAGAAGCCAACGTTACAGTGATAGATAGGAAAATATGCAATGATGCCCAGCACTATAATTTTAGCCCAGTTATTGATCTCGGTATGATCTGTGCTGGTGGTAGAAAAGGTGAAGATGATTCATGTGAA GGGGATTCTGGAAGTCCTCTGATATGCGATAACGTTTTCAGAGGTGTCACCTCCTTTGGCAAGTGTGGTAACCCCCAGAAGCCTGGCATCTACATCCTCCTTACCAAAAAACACCTCAACTGGATAAAGAAAACCATTGCAGGAGCCATATAA